The Pricia mediterranea genome includes a window with the following:
- a CDS encoding BlaI/MecI/CopY family transcriptional regulator: MQLSKSEEELMNILWKQKKAFLKDLLEAYPEPKPATTTVATLLKRMADKGFIAYTSEGRSREYYPLVKKKVYFSKQVNSLIKNFFNDSPGQFASFFTEATDLSKAELEDLKKLIDQEIKKR, encoded by the coding sequence ATGCAACTGTCAAAATCGGAAGAAGAGTTGATGAACATCTTGTGGAAGCAGAAAAAAGCCTTCCTAAAAGATCTGCTCGAAGCCTACCCCGAGCCTAAGCCGGCGACTACGACGGTGGCCACGCTCTTAAAGCGGATGGCGGACAAGGGCTTTATAGCCTACACCAGCGAGGGGCGCTCCCGTGAATACTATCCCCTGGTGAAAAAGAAGGTCTACTTCTCTAAACAGGTGAATTCGCTGATCAAGAATTTTTTTAACGACAGCCCCGGGCAATTTGCCTCCTTTTTTACCGAGGCCACGGACCTCAGCAAAGCCGAGCTTGAGGATTTGAAAAAACTGATCGACCAAGAAATCAAAAAACGATAG
- a CDS encoding PhnA domain-containing protein, producing the protein MTTREALQERSGNKCELCGNEKNLQVYEVPPVNDGGADSSILACETCVGQIEDPDTVDPNHWRCLNDSMWSEHDAVKVVAWRMLTRLKDQDWPQDLLNMMYLDDETLQWAKASGEETVEASEESEKIVHRDVNGVVLEAGDNVVLIKDLKVKGSSMVAKQGTAVRRISLDPENSEYIEGKVDGQHIVIITKYVKKT; encoded by the coding sequence ATGACGACGCGGGAAGCACTTCAGGAAAGAAGCGGGAACAAATGCGAATTATGCGGTAACGAAAAGAACCTACAGGTTTATGAGGTGCCGCCCGTAAACGACGGAGGGGCGGACAGCAGTATTTTGGCTTGCGAAACCTGTGTCGGGCAAATCGAGGACCCCGACACCGTGGATCCCAACCATTGGCGCTGCCTAAACGATAGCATGTGGAGCGAGCACGATGCGGTAAAGGTAGTAGCCTGGCGGATGTTGACCCGTTTGAAGGATCAAGACTGGCCCCAAGACCTGTTGAACATGATGTATTTGGATGACGAGACCTTGCAGTGGGCCAAAGCTAGCGGAGAGGAGACCGTAGAAGCTTCCGAAGAAAGTGAAAAGATTGTTCACCGCGATGTGAACGGCGTGGTTTTGGAAGCCGGTGACAACGTAGTACTGATTAAAGATTTAAAGGTCAAGGGCTCGAGCATGGTCGCCAAGCAAGGTACTGCCGTAAGGCGGATTTCCCTAGACCCGGAAAATTCCGAATATATCGAGGGCAAGGTCGATGGGCAGCATATTGTAATCATCACTAAATACGTGAAGAAAACTTAG